A window from Onychostoma macrolepis isolate SWU-2019 chromosome 07, ASM1243209v1, whole genome shotgun sequence encodes these proteins:
- the LOC131543482 gene encoding histone H2A-like, protein MSGRGKTGGKARAKAKTRSSRAGLQFPVGRVHRLLRKGNYGERVGAGAPVYLAAVLEYLTAEILELAGNAARDNKKTRIIPRHLQLAVRNDEELNKLLGGVTIAQGGVLPNIQAVLLPKKTEKPAKAK, encoded by the coding sequence ATGAGTGGCAGAGGAAAAACCGGCGGCAAAGCGAGAGCGAAGGCCAAGACTCGGTCGTCCAGGGCAGGGCTGCAGTTCCCCGTCGGTCGCGTTCACAGGCTTCTCCGCAAAGGTAACTACGGAGAGCGCGTCGGTGCCGGTGCTCCCGTCTATCTGGCGGCTGTGCTCGAGTATCTCACCGCTGAGATCCTGGAGCTGGCTGGAAACGCCGCGAGGGACAACAAGAAGACCCGCATCATCCCCCGTCACCTGCAGCTGGCGGTGCGCAACGACGAGGAGCTGAACAAACTCCTGGGCGGAGTGACCATCGCTCAGGGCGGCGTGCTGCCCAACATCCAGGCCGTGCTGCTGCCCAAGAAGACCGAGAAACCCGCCAAAGCCAAGTAA
- the LOC131543472 gene encoding histone H1-like, producing MAETAPAAAAPPAKAPKKKSSAKAKKAGPGVGELIVKAVSASKERSGVSLAALKKALAAGGYDVEKNNSRVKLAIKSLVTKGTLLQVKGTGASGSFKISKKQAETKKKAAPKAKKPAAKKPAAAKKPKSAAAKKPAAKKSPKKPAAAAAKKATKSPKKAKKPAAPKKAAKSPKKAKTAKPKTAKPKAAKPKAAKPKAAKPKAAKPKKAAPKKK from the coding sequence ATGGCAGAAACCGCTCCAGCTGCTGCCGCTCCGCCGGCCAAAGCGCCCAAGAAGAAGTCCTCCGCCAAAGCCAAGAAAGCAGGTCCAGGCGTCGGTGAGCTGATCGTCAAAGCCGTGTCCGCGTCCAAGGAGAGGAGCGGCGTGTCCCTCGCCGCGCTGAAGAAAGCTCTCGCCGCCGGCGGCTACGACGTGGAGAAGAACAACTCCCGCGTCAAGCTCGCCATCAAGAGCCTGGTGACTAAAGGCACCCTGCTGCAGGTCAAAGGGACCGGCGCCTCCGGCTCCTTCAAGATCAGCAAGAAGCAAGCCGAGACCAAGAAGAAAGCGGCTCCTAAAGCCAAGAAGCCCGCGGCCAAGAAACCCGCTGCTGCCAAGAAGCCCAAGAGCGCAGCGGCGAAGAAGCCCGCCGCGAAGAAATCGCCCAAGAAACCCGCCGCAGCCGCCGCTAAGAAGGCGACGAAGAGCCCCAAGAAGGCGAAGAAGCCAGCGGCGCCCAAGAAAGCAGCCAAGAGCCCCAAAAAGGCCAAGACTGCCAAACCCAAGACGGCGAAGCCTAAAGCTGCAAAGCCTAAAGCTGCAAAGCCTAAAGCCGCTAAACCTAAAGCTGCTAAACCTAAAAAAGCAGCTCCCAAGAAGAAATAA